One Chordicoccus furentiruminis DNA window includes the following coding sequences:
- a CDS encoding response regulator transcription factor — MVNVLIVEDSRISREAFERHLSASPEYFVIASIENAANAEIACIRNKIDLILMDVCTVDDESGLVAAAKIKRNYPHVKVIIMTSMPEHSFIQKAKDSGCDSFWYKEQGNISLLEICDRTMNGEFVWPDNSPTIIIGLAKSDEFTDRELDVIRALATGYRYEEMAAVLYMSPNTVKYHVKNILQKTGFRSTIQLVAEVVEKRLVLPKY, encoded by the coding sequence ATGGTAAATGTATTAATTGTGGAGGATTCCAGGATATCCAGAGAAGCCTTTGAAAGACATCTTTCCGCTTCCCCGGAATACTTTGTAATAGCCTCTATTGAGAATGCAGCAAACGCTGAGATTGCATGCATACGAAATAAAATAGATTTGATTTTAATGGATGTCTGTACAGTAGACGATGAATCCGGCCTTGTGGCAGCGGCAAAAATTAAAAGGAATTATCCGCATGTGAAGGTCATTATTATGACTTCTATGCCGGAACACTCTTTTATTCAGAAAGCAAAGGACAGTGGCTGTGACAGTTTCTGGTACAAGGAACAAGGAAATATTTCCCTTCTCGAAATCTGTGACCGAACAATGAATGGTGAATTTGTTTGGCCGGACAACAGCCCAACGATAATAATCGGTTTGGCGAAAAGCGACGAATTTACGGATCGGGAATTGGATGTGATTCGCGCTTTAGCGACAGGATATCGTTATGAAGAAATGGCAGCGGTATTGTATATGTCGCCGAACACGGTCAAATACCACGTGAAGAACATCTTGCAGAAAACCGGTTTCCGCAGTACGATCCAGCTCGTTGCCGAAGTTGTAGAAAAGCGATTGGTTCTGCCAAAATACTGA
- a CDS encoding DDE-type integrase/transposase/recombinase, translating into MNIILYLLQLCHQLYQQNCWLVNFICRYIPLKQWTFDDSHSPRYQKFKVDQLPRIIYHHQDWDWQDLNRYYAWKYGKPVQPVRRRSECDIPEHCTCPACKAPQPYLYRNNGKAGQLMCKVCGTLFSPDENRFSKTLSLKCPYCSHALVRKKDRKHFIIHKCVNPKCPYYLHNLKKVDRADLDEDYGKNKYKLHYIYREFTIDFFKMDITTLPKNASSLKFSKNNAYIMSLCLSYRVNLGLSLRKTVQALKDIHGISISHQMVANYCKTAAVCVKPFVDTYPYEKGSAFVADETYIKVRGIKGFIWLIINAATRAVIGYQVSDSRSVGPCIMAMRMAFQHLKKLPGNFRFIADGYSAYPLAAQQFFHEFGEKFKFEITQVLGLTNDDAVSTEFRPYKQMIERLNRTYKTSYRPTNGFNNYDGANYDLALWVAYYNFLRPHKLHKFQPPVRNDIIANGENMPGKWQLLIFLGQQTIKKMQEAAG; encoded by the coding sequence GTGAACATTATACTTTATCTTCTTCAGTTGTGCCATCAGCTTTATCAGCAAAACTGCTGGCTGGTTAACTTTATCTGCAGATATATCCCGCTTAAGCAGTGGACCTTTGATGATTCCCATTCCCCCAGGTATCAGAAATTCAAGGTGGACCAGCTTCCCAGGATCATCTACCATCACCAGGATTGGGACTGGCAGGATCTCAATCGCTACTACGCGTGGAAATACGGAAAACCCGTTCAGCCTGTCCGCCGCCGCTCTGAGTGCGATATCCCGGAGCATTGCACCTGCCCCGCCTGCAAAGCGCCTCAGCCTTACCTGTACCGTAACAACGGCAAAGCCGGCCAGTTGATGTGCAAGGTCTGCGGAACCCTCTTTTCGCCAGATGAGAACCGTTTCTCCAAAACCCTTTCCCTCAAGTGTCCTTACTGCTCCCATGCGCTGGTTCGTAAGAAAGACCGGAAGCACTTCATCATCCATAAATGCGTGAATCCTAAATGCCCTTACTACCTGCACAACCTTAAGAAGGTTGACAGGGCAGATCTGGACGAGGATTATGGTAAAAACAAGTATAAGCTGCATTACATCTACCGTGAGTTCACGATCGATTTCTTCAAGATGGACATCACCACCCTGCCGAAGAATGCGTCCTCGCTGAAATTCAGCAAAAACAATGCTTATATCATGTCCCTGTGTCTTTCCTACCGGGTGAATCTCGGCCTGTCACTACGCAAAACCGTGCAGGCCCTGAAGGACATCCACGGCATCTCCATATCCCACCAGATGGTTGCCAACTACTGTAAGACTGCCGCCGTCTGCGTGAAACCGTTTGTTGATACATACCCTTACGAAAAGGGCTCTGCCTTTGTTGCTGATGAGACTTACATCAAAGTCCGCGGCATCAAAGGCTTTATCTGGCTGATCATCAATGCGGCAACCCGGGCTGTGATCGGCTATCAGGTATCTGACAGCCGCAGTGTCGGTCCCTGCATCATGGCCATGCGCATGGCCTTTCAGCATCTAAAAAAACTTCCCGGGAACTTCCGTTTCATCGCGGATGGTTATAGTGCCTATCCTCTCGCCGCCCAGCAATTCTTCCATGAGTTTGGTGAGAAGTTCAAGTTTGAGATTACCCAGGTCCTCGGCCTTACAAACGATGATGCTGTTTCTACGGAATTCCGGCCTTATAAGCAGATGATCGAACGTCTCAACCGCACTTATAAGACCTCCTATCGCCCCACTAACGGCTTCAATAACTACGATGGTGCCAACTACGACCTCGCGCTATGGGTGGCTTACTACAACTTTCTGCGGCCGCATAAACTGCATAAATTCCAGCCGCCGGTTCGTAATGACATCATTGCAAACGGCGAAAACATGCCGGGAAAATGGCAGCTGTTGATCTTCCTTGGCCAGCAGACCATTAAAAAGATGCAGGAGGCTGCCGGATAA
- a CDS encoding InlB B-repeat-containing protein, giving the protein MKRLVALLSAAILAVSPFQGQLSWVYASDDVVEVTDGDAADAGSQDTGGQDTTLQGDENEAAPAGEDSGTAVNRPSDTGTAGTDTNLYADDDNGGEVPLNSASAGEPEAVTDSRSEMVVAAESDTDESESYTVTYDPNGGSWDEDGTDSDSRTAAIKKGNPADYYGNPVRKGFAVAGWSTDRNAEEPEITALWQYVPTSDVTLYAVWTEAFTVTYDPNGGSWDEDGTDSDSRTAAIKKGNPADYYGNPVRKGFAVAGWSTERNAEEPEITVLWQYVPTSDVTLYAVWTEAFTVTYDPNGGSWDEDGTDSDSRTAAIKKGNPADYYGNPVRRGFAVAGWSTERNAEEPEITALWQYVPTSDVTLYAVWTEAWMVTYDPNGGNWDEDGTDSDSRTAAIKKGNPADYFNPVRRGFAVAGWSTDRNAEEPEITALWQYVPTSDVTLYAVWTEAFTVTYDPNGGSWDEDGTDSDSRTAAIKKGNPADDFGNPVRRGFAFAGWSTDRNAEEPEITDLRQYVPTSDVTLYAVWTEAWMVTYDPNGGSWDEDGTESDPRTAAIKKGNPADDYDNPVRKGFAVAGWSTDRNAEEPEITALWQYVPTSDVTLYAVWTEAFTVTYDPNGGSWDEDGTDSDSRTAAIKKGNPADYYGNPVRKGFAVAGWSTERNAEEPEITVLWQYVPTGDVTLYAVWTEAWTVTYDPNGGNWDEDSTESDPRTAAIKKGNPADDYDNPVRRGFAVAGWSTERNTEEPEITDLRQYVPTSDVTLYAVWTEAWMVTYDPNGGNWDEDGTDSDSRTAAIKKGNPADYYGNPVRKGFAVAGWSTDRNAEEPEITALWQYVPTSDVTLYAVWKEAWTVTLDPNGGSWPGNLTDTEPSAIAIAKGDRLYFGYLLYRKGYAVVGWSTDKDAQEPEFSNQGNYVPTGDVTLYAVWKEAWTVTCDPNGGYWYGNVTETDPLSFAIAKGKSYDDNLQPDQNGSAIVGWSTDRNAEEPEITDLRQYVPTSDVTLYAVWTEAWMVTYDPNGGSWDEDGTESDPRTAAIKKGNPADDFGNPVRRGFAVAGWSTDRNAEEPEITALWQYVPTGDVTLYAVWTEAWTVTCDPNGGYWYGNVTETDPLSFAIAKGKSYDDNLQPDQNGSAIVGWSTDRNAEEPEITDLSQYVPTGDVTLYAVWKEAWTVTLDPNGGYWGEESKTGTIPFTVAKGDTASRYFHPDRSGLAFAGWSTDRNAKEPDIKDLKTFVPASDVTLYAVWKDAWTITFYPNYETDNDPYVVEVMKGCSVGDDLANRRAKENCICIGWSTDPNATEPEIKAEELIDYIPASDMSLYAVLKEGWKIYFDPTGGSWSMDDNKEADYIYRGVLKGDTIGEPPTPYRKGYSLAGWSIDFNNFIAKTPEISADEAASYIPTKDLYLLATWTLDTEKEPKVEYQTHVQSIGWQNLVSDGETAGTTGQALQLEAIRIKVEGGSSGGVKYQTLVQQDGWNNWVSDGADSGTVGQSKHLEAIRIRLKDDLEKQYDVYYRVHAEHFGWMDWAKDGEAAGTSGYSYCLEGIQIRLVKKGGEAPGSTATPYRSMPTVSYQTHVQSQGWQEEVSNGAVSGTVGKSLRLEGIKIRTSGSDVSGGITYKTHVQTYGWQNWVTDDALSGTTGESKRLEAIQIKLTGELANEFDVYYRVHAQHFGWMGWAKNGASAGTAGYSYRLEGIQIQIVPKGGKAPGSTATPYRAMPKIYYQTHVQKQGWQAEVSSGAISGTVGQSLRLEGIKIRTSGSDVSGGITYKTHVQTYGWQRWVADGALSGTIGQSKRLEAIQMKLTGALANEFDVYYRVHAQHFGWMGWAKNGASAGTAGYAYRLEGIQIQLVPKGQSAPSGGGRAFRQK; this is encoded by the coding sequence ATGAAGAGACTTGTGGCACTATTGTCAGCGGCTATTCTGGCTGTTTCGCCGTTCCAGGGACAGTTGTCGTGGGTCTATGCGTCAGATGACGTCGTGGAGGTCACAGACGGTGATGCAGCAGATGCCGGATCACAGGATACCGGAGGACAGGATACGACCCTTCAGGGCGACGAAAACGAAGCCGCACCGGCAGGTGAGGACAGCGGGACGGCCGTGAATCGGCCGTCTGATACAGGAACAGCGGGAACAGATACCAATCTGTACGCTGACGACGACAACGGCGGTGAGGTGCCCCTGAACAGTGCATCTGCGGGAGAGCCGGAAGCAGTAACGGACAGTCGTTCCGAGATGGTGGTGGCGGCGGAATCCGACACGGATGAGTCGGAGAGTTATACCGTGACGTATGATCCGAACGGCGGAAGCTGGGACGAGGATGGTACGGACTCGGATTCCAGGACTGCGGCAATTAAAAAGGGGAATCCTGCAGATTATTATGGCAATCCAGTTCGCAAAGGCTTTGCAGTGGCCGGCTGGAGCACAGACCGGAACGCAGAAGAACCGGAGATCACGGCTCTTTGGCAGTATGTACCGACCAGCGATGTGACTCTGTACGCAGTCTGGACAGAAGCCTTTACGGTGACGTATGATCCGAACGGCGGAAGCTGGGACGAGGATGGTACGGACTCGGATTCCAGGACTGCGGCAATTAAAAAGGGGAATCCTGCAGATTATTATGGCAATCCAGTTCGCAAAGGCTTTGCAGTGGCCGGCTGGAGCACAGAACGGAACGCAGAAGAACCGGAGATCACGGTTCTTTGGCAGTATGTACCGACCAGCGATGTGACTCTGTACGCAGTCTGGACAGAAGCCTTTACGGTGACGTATGATCCGAACGGCGGAAGCTGGGACGAGGATGGTACGGACTCGGATTCCAGGACTGCGGCAATTAAAAAGGGGAATCCTGCAGATTATTATGGCAATCCAGTTCGCAGAGGCTTTGCAGTGGCCGGCTGGAGCACAGAACGGAACGCAGAAGAACCGGAGATCACGGCTCTTTGGCAGTATGTACCGACCAGCGATGTGACTCTGTACGCAGTCTGGACAGAAGCCTGGATGGTGACGTATGATCCGAACGGCGGAAACTGGGACGAGGATGGCACGGACTCGGATTCCAGGACTGCGGCAATTAAAAAGGGGAATCCTGCAGATTATTTCAATCCAGTTCGCAGAGGCTTTGCAGTGGCCGGCTGGAGCACGGACCGGAACGCAGAAGAACCGGAGATCACGGCTCTTTGGCAGTATGTACCGACCAGCGATGTGACTCTGTACGCAGTCTGGACAGAAGCCTTTACGGTGACGTATGATCCGAACGGCGGAAGCTGGGACGAGGATGGTACGGACTCGGATTCCAGGACTGCGGCAATTAAAAAGGGGAATCCTGCAGATGATTTTGGCAATCCAGTTCGCAGAGGATTTGCATTTGCCGGCTGGAGCACAGACCGGAACGCAGAAGAACCGGAGATCACGGATCTTCGTCAGTACGTACCGACCAGCGATGTGACATTGTACGCAGTCTGGACAGAAGCCTGGATGGTGACGTATGATCCGAACGGCGGAAGCTGGGACGAGGATGGAACGGAATCGGATCCCAGGACTGCGGCAATTAAAAAGGGGAATCCTGCAGATGATTATGACAATCCAGTTCGCAAAGGCTTTGCAGTGGCCGGCTGGAGCACAGACCGGAACGCAGAAGAACCGGAGATCACGGCTCTTTGGCAGTATGTACCGACCAGCGATGTGACTCTGTACGCAGTCTGGACAGAAGCCTTTACGGTGACGTATGATCCGAACGGCGGAAGCTGGGACGAGGATGGTACGGACTCGGATTCCAGGACTGCGGCAATTAAAAAGGGGAATCCTGCAGATTATTATGGCAATCCAGTTCGCAAAGGCTTTGCAGTGGCCGGCTGGAGCACAGAACGGAACGCAGAAGAACCGGAGATCACGGTTCTTTGGCAGTATGTACCAACAGGTGATGTGACTCTGTACGCAGTCTGGACAGAAGCCTGGACGGTGACGTATGATCCGAACGGCGGAAACTGGGACGAGGATAGCACGGAATCGGATCCCAGGACTGCGGCAATTAAAAAGGGGAATCCTGCAGATGATTATGACAATCCAGTTCGCAGAGGCTTTGCAGTGGCCGGCTGGAGCACAGAACGGAACACAGAAGAACCGGAGATCACGGATCTTCGTCAGTACGTACCGACCAGCGATGTGACATTGTACGCAGTCTGGACAGAAGCCTGGATGGTGACGTATGATCCGAACGGCGGAAACTGGGACGAGGATGGTACGGACTCGGATTCCAGGACTGCGGCAATTAAAAAGGGGAATCCTGCAGATTATTATGGCAATCCAGTTCGCAAAGGCTTTGCAGTGGCCGGCTGGAGCACAGACCGGAACGCAGAAGAACCGGAGATCACGGCTCTTTGGCAGTATGTACCGACCAGCGATGTGACATTGTACGCAGTCTGGAAAGAAGCCTGGACGGTGACGTTGGATCCGAACGGCGGGAGCTGGCCAGGAAATCTTACGGACACGGAACCCTCGGCTATCGCAATTGCCAAAGGAGACAGGCTTTACTTTGGTTATCTTCTATATCGAAAAGGATATGCAGTAGTCGGATGGAGTACGGACAAGGATGCACAAGAGCCGGAGTTCAGCAATCAAGGCAATTATGTACCGACCGGCGATGTGACGTTGTACGCAGTCTGGAAAGAAGCCTGGACGGTGACGTGTGATCCGAACGGCGGGTACTGGTATGGTAATGTAACAGAAACGGATCCTCTGTCTTTCGCAATTGCCAAAGGGAAGAGTTATGATGATAATCTTCAGCCAGATCAAAACGGATCTGCCATTGTGGGCTGGAGCACAGACCGGAACGCAGAAGAACCGGAGATCACGGATCTTCGTCAGTACGTACCGACCAGCGATGTGACATTGTACGCAGTCTGGACAGAAGCCTGGATGGTGACGTATGATCCGAACGGCGGAAGCTGGGACGAGGATGGAACGGAATCGGATCCCAGGACTGCGGCAATTAAAAAAGGGAATCCTGCAGATGATTTTGGCAATCCAGTTCGCAGAGGATTTGCAGTGGCCGGCTGGAGCACGGACCGGAACGCAGAAGAACCGGAGATCACGGCTCTTTGGCAGTATGTACCAACAGGTGATGTGACTCTGTACGCAGTCTGGACAGAAGCCTGGACGGTGACGTGTGATCCGAACGGCGGGTACTGGTATGGTAATGTAACAGAAACGGATCCTCTGTCTTTCGCAATTGCCAAAGGGAAGAGTTATGATGATAATCTTCAGCCAGATCAAAACGGATCTGCCATTGTGGGCTGGAGCACAGACCGGAACGCAGAAGAACCGGAGATCACGGATCTTAGCCAGTATGTACCGACAGGTGATGTGACTCTGTACGCAGTCTGGAAAGAAGCCTGGACGGTGACGCTTGATCCGAACGGTGGTTATTGGGGTGAAGAATCGAAAACGGGAACGATACCCTTTACTGTTGCAAAGGGGGATACTGCGTCACGATATTTTCACCCTGACCGTTCCGGGCTCGCATTTGCAGGATGGAGTACGGATCGGAATGCGAAAGAGCCGGATATCAAGGATTTAAAAACATTTGTTCCTGCAAGTGATGTGACCCTGTACGCGGTATGGAAAGATGCATGGACTATCACGTTCTATCCGAACTATGAGACAGATAATGATCCTTATGTCGTTGAGGTTATGAAAGGTTGTTCTGTAGGAGACGACTTAGCTAACAGGCGAGCAAAGGAGAATTGCATCTGTATTGGATGGAGCACGGATCCGAACGCAACAGAACCCGAGATCAAAGCGGAAGAACTGATAGATTACATTCCGGCCAGCGACATGTCTTTATATGCTGTCTTGAAAGAAGGGTGGAAAATTTATTTTGACCCGACTGGAGGCAGCTGGTCCATGGATGACAACAAAGAGGCCGATTATATATACCGGGGAGTTCTGAAAGGAGACACGATCGGAGAACCGCCGACGCCTTATCGCAAAGGCTATTCACTGGCGGGATGGAGTATAGACTTCAACAACTTTATAGCGAAAACACCTGAGATCAGTGCGGATGAAGCTGCTTCTTATATTCCGACAAAAGATCTGTACTTGTTAGCGACCTGGACGCTGGACACGGAGAAAGAGCCGAAGGTGGAATACCAGACACATGTCCAGTCGATCGGCTGGCAGAATCTGGTTTCCGACGGGGAGACAGCCGGCACGACCGGACAGGCGCTTCAGCTGGAAGCGATCCGGATCAAGGTGGAAGGCGGCTCTTCCGGCGGCGTTAAATACCAGACGCTTGTGCAGCAGGACGGGTGGAATAACTGGGTATCCGACGGAGCCGATTCGGGTACGGTCGGACAGTCGAAACATCTTGAGGCGATCCGCATCCGTCTGAAGGATGATCTGGAGAAGCAGTATGACGTCTACTACCGGGTTCACGCGGAGCATTTCGGCTGGATGGACTGGGCAAAAGACGGAGAGGCCGCCGGCACTTCCGGCTATTCGTATTGTCTGGAAGGTATTCAGATCCGGCTCGTGAAGAAAGGTGGTGAAGCGCCCGGAAGCACAGCGACACCGTATCGTTCGATGCCGACCGTCTCCTATCAGACGCATGTGCAGAGTCAGGGCTGGCAGGAAGAAGTCAGTAACGGAGCCGTTTCCGGGACGGTCGGGAAGAGTCTCCGACTCGAAGGAATTAAGATCCGTACCTCCGGGAGTGACGTCAGCGGAGGCATAACGTATAAGACTCATGTGCAGACGTATGGCTGGCAGAACTGGGTGACGGACGATGCCCTGTCCGGCACGACCGGAGAGTCGAAGCGTCTGGAAGCGATCCAGATCAAGCTTACCGGCGAGCTGGCAAATGAGTTTGATGTTTACTACCGGGTTCATGCGCAGCATTTCGGCTGGATGGGCTGGGCGAAGAACGGCGCGTCTGCCGGCACAGCGGGATATTCCTATCGTCTGGAGGGAATCCAGATTCAAATCGTGCCGAAGGGTGGCAAGGCACCCGGAAGCACAGCGACACCGTATCGCGCGATGCCGAAGATCTATTATCAGACACATGTGCAGAAACAGGGCTGGCAGGCAGAAGTCAGCAGCGGAGCCATTTCCGGAACAGTCGGGCAAAGCCTCCGTCTCGAAGGGATCAAGATCCGCACCTCCGGGAGTGACGTCAGCGGCGGCATCACATACAAGACCCATGTGCAGACGTATGGATGGCAGAGATGGGTCGCGGACGGTGCTCTGTCCGGCACAATCGGGCAGTCGAAGCGTCTGGAGGCGATCCAGATGAAACTGACGGGTGCATTGGCAAATGAGTTTGACGTTTACTACCGGGTTCACGCGCAGCATTTCGGCTGGATGGGTTGGGCGAAAAACGGAGCGTCAGCTGGCACGGCAGGATATGCCTACCGTCTGGAAGGAATCCAGATCCAGCTCGTGCCGAAGGGACAGAGCGCACCCTCGGGAGGCGGAAGGGCTTTCAGGCAGAAGTGA
- a CDS encoding sensor histidine kinase, translating into MIRNAINTYPDGICFAATDGRPILANKKINDVCYELTGHTITNATAMWQTLMLKALPQSHEDTKEAESILCRIEDGTVWQFQRRLLQVNKSQITQYEASDITELYEYRNRLEENNRRVAELHNRQRELLRNIVQNNLDKELLGAKMRIHDVFGRLLIMTKNVLTEDNDEQNEWELFSAWENVIADMENAAVATETREVSPQKELIQVADLIGCRVEFQGRQPPERKALLLLYAAIREALTNAVKHAGADKLTISVSENNGRYDVEIRNNGRAVNPPIQEGGGLSSLRKRLEQDGATMSYRYNGAVTLILTIPKE; encoded by the coding sequence ATGATTCGAAACGCAATCAATACTTACCCAGATGGTATTTGCTTCGCAGCGACAGATGGCAGACCGATTCTAGCAAACAAAAAAATTAACGATGTGTGCTATGAGCTGACCGGGCATACGATCACAAATGCAACGGCAATGTGGCAGACACTTATGCTTAAGGCGCTCCCACAAAGCCATGAAGATACCAAAGAGGCAGAGTCTATCCTGTGCAGAATCGAGGATGGGACAGTTTGGCAATTTCAAAGAAGATTGCTTCAGGTGAATAAATCTCAGATCACGCAGTATGAGGCGTCGGATATTACAGAGCTATACGAATACAGAAACAGACTCGAGGAAAACAATCGTCGTGTAGCGGAGCTTCATAACAGGCAGAGGGAGTTGCTGAGGAACATCGTCCAGAATAATCTGGACAAAGAACTGCTCGGCGCCAAGATGCGGATACATGATGTTTTTGGGCGGCTTCTAATTATGACAAAAAATGTGCTGACGGAAGACAACGATGAACAGAATGAATGGGAGCTCTTCTCCGCCTGGGAAAATGTGATTGCAGATATGGAAAATGCGGCGGTTGCTACCGAGACAAGAGAAGTCTCTCCGCAAAAAGAACTGATTCAAGTAGCAGATCTGATTGGTTGTCGGGTAGAATTTCAAGGAAGACAGCCCCCAGAACGTAAAGCATTATTGTTGTTATACGCTGCTATTCGGGAGGCGCTCACCAATGCAGTAAAACATGCCGGAGCAGATAAGCTGACGATTTCCGTTTCTGAGAACAATGGCCGGTATGATGTAGAAATACGAAATAATGGGCGAGCCGTCAATCCGCCGATTCAGGAGGGTGGAGGCTTAAGTAGCCTGAGAAAAAGATTGGAACAGGATGGTGCGACAATGAGCTATCGCTATAACGGCGCTGTCACGCTCATTCTGACAATTCCAAAGGAGTAG
- a CDS encoding CatB-related O-acetyltransferase — protein MKDGKHPDPNAVHPIAGYNKEIYVKPTIRNPNIVVGDFTYIADSEFESHVTHLYEWNGDKLIIGKFCQIAAGVEFVMNGANHQMNAVSTFPFYTLEGWDMEPPKPSDLPLKGDTVVGNDVWIGQDAVILPGVHIGDGAIIGANCVVGRDVAPYTIVIGNPARDLRNRFDDELIDLLLQFKWWNKSIDEINTLIPLLTDSDLEKVKAELKNRLS, from the coding sequence ATGAAGGACGGAAAACATCCAGATCCGAATGCGGTGCATCCGATTGCGGGATACAATAAGGAAATCTACGTAAAGCCAACAATCAGGAATCCGAATATTGTAGTCGGCGACTTTACTTATATTGCGGATTCCGAATTCGAAAGTCATGTGACCCATCTTTATGAGTGGAATGGAGACAAACTAATTATTGGAAAGTTCTGTCAGATTGCGGCCGGAGTTGAGTTCGTGATGAATGGCGCAAATCATCAGATGAATGCCGTATCGACATTTCCGTTCTACACGCTTGAGGGTTGGGATATGGAGCCTCCAAAACCATCTGACTTGCCACTTAAAGGCGATACGGTGGTTGGAAATGATGTGTGGATCGGCCAAGATGCCGTAATTCTTCCGGGTGTACATATAGGCGATGGCGCTATCATTGGTGCGAATTGCGTTGTTGGCAGAGATGTAGCTCCATATACGATTGTAATTGGGAATCCGGCGCGTGATCTTCGCAATCGATTCGATGATGAGCTGATTGATCTATTGCTCCAGTTCAAGTGGTGGAATAAGAGTATTGACGAAATCAATACCCTCATTCCGCTTCTTACGGATAGTGATTTAGAGAAAGTTAAAGCAGAGCTGAAGAATCGATTAAGCTAA
- a CDS encoding IS110 family RNA-guided transposase, with translation MKSTTQNAKIAAITEKTLILGIDVGSETHFARAFNWRGYEFSRKPLEFSNTEEGFETFRAWIMELKEKHGMDKVIPGMEPTGHYWFNLGKFLQDNGMIPVHVNPHHVKKSKELDDNNPSKNDRKDPKVIAGLVKDGRYFRPYIPDGVYAEIRALSGLQVLAQSEITRLKNRIARWFSIYFPNYKDVYGNVGAVSGLMVLKVAPLPEDIVKLGVDGVNRIWRDAKVRGVGLKRAKTLVTAAEHSIGSREAQEAARVELKILLADYEMQTAREAELMALIEEKITEVPYVDKLLEIRGVGLKTVVGFVAEVGDITRFDDPKQLQKLAGYAIVKNESGKHKGESHISYRGRKRLRYVLYEAAVSVVSHSPEFRSIHQYYTTREKNPLKKMQSMIAVACKLIRVFYLILQTGTTYDAAKLMGDIRRPVAA, from the coding sequence ATGAAGTCTACCACACAGAACGCAAAGATTGCAGCTATTACGGAAAAAACTTTGATCCTTGGCATCGATGTAGGGAGTGAAACACACTTCGCACGGGCATTCAACTGGCGGGGATATGAATTCTCCAGAAAGCCGCTGGAATTCAGCAATACAGAGGAAGGGTTCGAGACGTTCCGAGCCTGGATCATGGAACTGAAGGAAAAGCACGGGATGGACAAGGTAATACCAGGCATGGAGCCGACAGGCCATTACTGGTTCAACCTGGGGAAGTTCCTGCAGGACAACGGGATGATCCCGGTGCATGTGAATCCCCATCATGTCAAGAAATCGAAGGAACTGGATGACAACAACCCGTCCAAGAACGACCGCAAGGATCCGAAAGTGATCGCTGGTCTGGTAAAAGACGGAAGGTATTTTCGACCGTACATCCCGGACGGTGTCTACGCAGAGATCAGAGCGTTGTCAGGACTGCAGGTGCTCGCTCAGAGCGAGATCACAAGACTGAAGAACCGGATCGCCAGATGGTTCAGCATCTACTTCCCGAATTATAAAGACGTTTACGGGAATGTCGGTGCGGTCAGCGGCCTGATGGTTCTGAAGGTGGCACCACTGCCGGAGGATATCGTAAAACTCGGTGTGGACGGTGTGAACCGGATCTGGAGGGATGCAAAGGTAAGAGGCGTCGGATTAAAGAGGGCAAAGACCCTGGTAACGGCGGCGGAGCACAGCATCGGAAGCCGGGAAGCACAGGAAGCAGCCAGGGTAGAACTTAAGATCCTGCTTGCGGACTATGAGATGCAGACGGCGAGGGAAGCAGAGCTGATGGCGCTGATCGAGGAAAAGATCACAGAGGTTCCGTATGTAGATAAGCTTCTGGAGATTAGAGGCGTAGGTTTGAAAACGGTGGTCGGGTTTGTGGCGGAAGTCGGGGACATTACGCGTTTCGATGATCCCAAACAGCTGCAGAAACTGGCCGGATATGCCATCGTGAAGAATGAATCCGGCAAACACAAGGGCGAGAGCCACATCAGCTACCGTGGCCGGAAGCGGCTGAGGTATGTGCTGTATGAAGCGGCGGTCAGCGTGGTGAGCCACAGTCCGGAATTCCGGTCGATCCACCAGTACTACACGACAAGGGAGAAGAACCCCTTGAAGAAGATGCAGTCGATGATCGCGGTGGCATGTAAACTGATCCGGGTATTCTATCTGATCCTGCAGACAGGAACGACCTATGACGCGGCGAAGCTGATGGGTGATATCCGGAGACCAGTGGCGGCATAA